In Aristaeella hokkaidonensis, the following are encoded in one genomic region:
- a CDS encoding GntR family transcriptional regulator yields the protein MKGLQSESFSPLYHQLMQRIRGDIERGVYPTGSKIPPEHELEKLYQVSRVTVRRALSELTSEGLLERKQGKGTFVASPRGSLPLKNLHSFHDSCKLNKVKPSIDVIHVRETEADANAVEELNMSRGGKVLEILRVCRADGVPVVLERNHFSMAYAWLQDQDLSGSLYNLLREYGVEPKLALHDVSLKFADKGEAELLETEEGTPLICLHEVIYDQRGRPLHTNVQLIRGERFVFTI from the coding sequence TTGAAAGGGTTGCAGTCTGAAAGCTTCAGTCCGCTTTATCATCAGCTGATGCAGCGGATCCGGGGAGATATCGAGCGGGGAGTTTATCCCACTGGCAGCAAGATTCCACCGGAGCATGAACTGGAGAAGCTGTACCAGGTCAGCCGGGTGACGGTTCGCCGGGCACTTTCGGAGCTGACCTCGGAAGGTCTGCTGGAGAGGAAACAGGGCAAGGGTACCTTTGTGGCTTCCCCCAGGGGCTCCCTGCCGCTGAAGAATCTGCACAGCTTCCATGATTCCTGTAAGCTGAACAAGGTAAAGCCCTCCATTGACGTGATCCACGTCCGGGAAACGGAAGCGGACGCAAACGCCGTGGAAGAGCTGAACATGAGCCGGGGCGGCAAGGTGCTGGAAATCCTGCGGGTCTGCCGGGCGGACGGCGTGCCGGTGGTGCTGGAGCGGAATCATTTCTCCATGGCTTATGCCTGGCTGCAGGATCAGGACCTGAGCGGCAGCCTGTACAACCTGCTGCGGGAGTACGGCGTGGAGCCGAAGCTGGCGCTGCATGACGTATCCCTGAAGTTTGCGGACAAGGGCGAGGCGGAGCTGCTGGAGACGGAAGAGGGTACGCCCCTCATCTGCCTGCACGAGGTGATTTATGACCAGCGGGGACGGCCCCTGCATACCAATGTGCAGCTGATCCGTGGTGAACGTTTTGTGTTCACTATCTGA
- a CDS encoding ABC-2 transporter permease: MKGLLIKDFCLLRNQRKILPVYIMMAVWFTAMHNDGFGFPYMMMMASILTISTISYDEVDHSLTHLFTLPFERKTYVTEKFLLGGILMAASLVFAIACCLVRTLISPDGQGTDLGTLILFSICAGAVIVSLMIPIRIRFGGDQGRIILYAIIAGIALIVLLITKVAPDQQTAVTAFFAQLGQTGLLLLAAGVAVIITVVGYILGVRWMKKKEF; the protein is encoded by the coding sequence ATGAAAGGCTTACTGATAAAGGATTTCTGCCTGCTGCGGAATCAAAGGAAGATTCTGCCGGTTTACATCATGATGGCAGTATGGTTTACGGCCATGCACAACGACGGTTTCGGATTTCCTTATATGATGATGATGGCTTCCATTCTGACGATCAGTACCATCAGCTACGATGAGGTGGATCACAGCCTGACCCATCTGTTTACCCTTCCGTTTGAACGGAAGACCTATGTGACGGAAAAGTTCCTGCTGGGTGGCATCCTGATGGCAGCATCCCTTGTGTTTGCTATAGCCTGCTGCCTTGTGCGCACGCTCATCAGCCCGGACGGACAGGGAACAGATCTGGGTACGCTGATTCTCTTTTCCATCTGTGCCGGTGCGGTGATTGTTTCCCTGATGATCCCGATCCGGATTCGCTTCGGAGGCGACCAGGGCAGGATCATCCTGTATGCCATTATCGCCGGTATTGCGCTGATTGTGCTGCTGATTACAAAGGTGGCACCGGATCAGCAGACGGCGGTGACAGCATTCTTTGCACAGCTGGGTCAGACGGGACTCCTGCTGCTGGCGGCCGGGGTTGCGGTGATCATCACGGTCGTCGGTTATATCCTTGGCGTACGCTGGATGAAGAAGAAAGAGTTCTGA